Proteins encoded together in one Rhizobacter sp. J219 window:
- a CDS encoding chemotaxis protein CheW: protein MSAMVEVEARALATAGARKAAEAGQYLTFVLGGEAYAIGILAIKEIIEYHALTEVPMMPACVRGVINLRGAVVPVVDLQARFGRKSGEVTKRTCIVIVEVAARDERQVIGVVVDAVSEVLDIEAAAIEPAPSFGAGIRTDFIHGMGKVRGKFVILLDVDRVLSLDDLGAMSGAFGATGD from the coding sequence ATGAGTGCAATGGTGGAAGTTGAAGCCCGCGCGCTGGCCACGGCCGGTGCCCGCAAGGCCGCCGAGGCGGGGCAGTACCTGACCTTCGTGCTGGGCGGCGAGGCGTATGCGATCGGCATCCTCGCGATCAAGGAAATCATCGAGTACCACGCGCTGACCGAGGTGCCGATGATGCCGGCCTGCGTGCGCGGGGTCATCAACCTGCGCGGCGCGGTGGTGCCGGTGGTCGACCTGCAGGCGCGCTTCGGCCGCAAGTCGGGCGAGGTGACCAAGCGCACCTGCATCGTGATCGTCGAAGTGGCGGCGCGCGACGAGCGCCAGGTCATCGGCGTCGTGGTCGACGCCGTCAGCGAGGTGCTGGACATCGAGGCCGCGGCCATCGAGCCGGCACCGAGTTTCGGGGCGGGCATCCGCACCGATTTCATTCACGGCATGGGCAAGGTGCGCGGCAAGTTCGTGATCCTGCTCGATGTCGACCGGGTGCTGTCGTTGGACGACCTCGGCGCCATGTCTGGCGCGTTCGGCGCCACAGGCGACTGA
- a CDS encoding MCP four helix bundle domain-containing protein: MAAISAIVGAIGISNTGQINDMADRMYDRELLGLSYVKEANINLIYIGRARGNFLLATTAEERDNHLAAIEKYSAAVTDYMGKARPLFITEQGKQKLASFATGWEEYQREMKRALALAKTQKLAQRDETLTSALEAVRTKANVLDDLLTGSHETQGNERPRCVRRDDAPLREHAHADDRRRDRRCAGRRAAGLPHQPQRHAAPLQGRGCGQPPCRG, encoded by the coding sequence GTGGCCGCCATCAGCGCCATCGTCGGTGCCATCGGCATCAGCAACACCGGCCAGATCAACGACATGGCCGACCGCATGTACGACCGAGAGCTGCTCGGCCTGTCGTACGTGAAGGAAGCCAACATCAACCTCATCTACATCGGCCGTGCGCGGGGCAACTTCCTGCTGGCCACCACCGCCGAAGAACGCGACAACCACCTCGCGGCGATCGAGAAGTACAGCGCCGCCGTCACCGACTACATGGGCAAGGCGCGGCCGCTCTTCATCACCGAGCAGGGCAAGCAGAAGCTGGCCTCCTTTGCCACCGGCTGGGAGGAGTACCAGCGCGAGATGAAGCGCGCCCTGGCCTTGGCCAAGACGCAGAAGCTGGCCCAGCGCGACGAGACGCTCACAAGCGCCCTGGAGGCCGTGCGCACCAAGGCCAACGTGCTCGACGACTTGCTCACCGGAAGCCACGAAACTCAAGGAAACGAACGCCCGCGATGCGTCCGACGAGACGACGCGCCTTTACGCGAGCACGCGCACGCTGATGATCGCCGTCGTGATCGGCGGTGTGCTGGCCGGCGTGCTGCTGGGCTTCCTCATCAGCCGCAGCGTCACGCGGCCCCTCTCCAGGGCCGTGGATGCGGCCAACCGCCTTGCCGAGGGTGA
- a CDS encoding saccharopine dehydrogenase family protein produces the protein MQTHSVLVIGGGKIGSVVAALLAQAGGRLRYRVTVADRSAEQLAELKRDTPAAEIETQVLDVLDPAQLRDALAGRFAVLSAAPYHLTVKVAEAARAAGVHYLDLTEDVASTRRIRELADGATSALIPQCGLAPGFISIVAADLARRFDHLDSVRMRVGALPAYPSNALNYNLTWSTEGVINEYCEPCEAIVDGRIASVPALEEREEFSLDGVLYEAFNTSGGLGTLCESLAGRVRTLNYRTIRYPGHAAIMKALLHDLRLKDRREVLKDILENALPATLQDVVIVFVTVSGMRDGHLQQETYARKIYSQVLGGRLRSAIQVTTASSLCAMLDLLAEGRLPQQGFVRQEDLRLDDFLANRYGHVYAADSVARAA, from the coding sequence ATGCAAACCCATTCCGTCCTCGTCATCGGTGGCGGCAAGATCGGCTCGGTGGTGGCCGCGCTGCTGGCCCAGGCCGGTGGCCGCCTGCGCTACCGGGTGACGGTGGCCGATCGCTCGGCCGAGCAGTTGGCCGAGTTGAAACGCGACACGCCGGCGGCCGAGATCGAAACCCAGGTGCTCGACGTGCTCGACCCGGCGCAACTGCGCGACGCACTCGCCGGCCGCTTCGCGGTGCTGAGCGCCGCGCCCTACCACCTGACGGTGAAGGTGGCCGAGGCCGCGCGCGCGGCTGGCGTGCACTACCTCGACCTGACCGAAGACGTGGCCAGCACCCGCCGCATCCGCGAGCTGGCCGACGGCGCGACGAGCGCGCTCATCCCGCAATGCGGCCTGGCGCCGGGCTTCATCTCCATCGTGGCGGCCGACCTCGCCCGCCGCTTCGACCACCTCGACAGCGTGCGCATGCGGGTCGGTGCCCTGCCCGCCTACCCGAGCAACGCGCTGAACTACAACCTCACCTGGAGCACCGAGGGCGTCATCAACGAATACTGCGAGCCCTGCGAAGCCATCGTCGACGGCCGCATTGCGAGCGTGCCGGCGCTCGAAGAACGCGAGGAGTTCTCGCTCGACGGCGTGCTCTACGAAGCCTTCAACACCTCGGGCGGCCTGGGCACGCTGTGCGAGTCACTCGCCGGCCGCGTGCGCACGCTCAACTACCGCACCATCCGCTACCCCGGCCACGCAGCCATCATGAAGGCGCTGCTGCACGACCTGCGCCTGAAGGACCGGCGCGAGGTGCTGAAAGACATCCTCGAGAACGCCCTGCCCGCCACGCTGCAGGACGTGGTCATCGTCTTCGTGACGGTGAGCGGCATGAGAGACGGCCACCTGCAGCAGGAGACCTACGCCCGCAAGATCTACAGCCAGGTGCTGGGCGGTCGCCTGCGCAGCGCCATCCAGGTGACGACCGCAAGCAGCCTGTGCGCGATGCTCGACCTGCTGGCCGAAGGCCGGCTGCCGCAGCAGGGCTTCGTACGGCAGGAAGACTTGCGGCTGGACGACTTCCTCGCCAACCGCTACGGCCACGTCTACGCGGCCGACTCGGTGGCGCGTGCCGCCTAG
- a CDS encoding chemotaxis protein CheD: MSAAPPVEIVLKPGEFAVAAGGTRMRTLLGSCVSIVLWNARLRVGAMSHFLLAERGQASSGPPDARYGDEALSLMIAGLARYGVAPGGCEGKIFGGGDMFPAQSQRGPLNVGRRNGEAARELLRDRGIAVASENLFGVGHRQIVFDVATGNVWVKQGAVPSGFSSLEPR, from the coding sequence GTGAGCGCCGCCCCACCTGTCGAGATCGTGCTCAAGCCGGGCGAGTTCGCGGTGGCCGCGGGCGGCACGCGCATGCGCACGCTGCTCGGGTCGTGCGTGTCGATCGTGCTGTGGAACGCTCGCCTGCGAGTGGGCGCGATGTCGCACTTCCTGCTGGCCGAGCGCGGCCAGGCGAGCAGCGGGCCACCCGATGCGCGTTATGGCGACGAGGCGCTGTCGCTGATGATCGCGGGCCTGGCGCGCTACGGCGTGGCCCCCGGCGGGTGCGAGGGCAAGATCTTCGGCGGCGGCGACATGTTCCCCGCGCAGTCGCAGCGCGGGCCGCTCAACGTGGGCCGGCGCAACGGCGAAGCGGCGCGCGAGCTGCTGCGTGACCGCGGCATTGCCGTCGCAAGCGAAAACCTCTTCGGCGTCGGCCACCGCCAGATCGTGTTCGACGTCGCCACCGGCAACGTGTGGGTGAAGCAGGGCGCGGTGCCGTCCGGCTTCTCGTCGCTGGAACCGCGATGA
- a CDS encoding protein-glutamate O-methyltransferase CheR, giving the protein MHVITDTEFGHFQRFIYDAAGISLSPGKKALVCGRLAKRLQVRQLQSFSEYFKLLKSGDAGEVQTAVDLLTTNETYFFREPRHFDLLRELAQAHRGRGAPMRVWSAACSSGEEPYSIAMVLADVLGESGWELIGSDISTRVLERSRLGHYPLERTRHIPQAYLKRFCLRGMGEQAGTLLVDRSLRQKVQFRQINLNEPLPSTQPFDMVFLRNVMIYFNVETKRQVVARIVSQIKPGGYFVIGHSESLNDISNAVVPVAPSIYRKP; this is encoded by the coding sequence ATGCACGTCATCACCGACACCGAGTTCGGCCACTTCCAGCGTTTCATCTACGACGCGGCCGGCATCAGCCTGTCGCCCGGGAAGAAGGCGCTGGTGTGCGGCCGCCTCGCCAAGCGTCTGCAGGTTCGCCAGCTGCAGAGCTTCTCCGAGTACTTCAAGCTGCTCAAGAGCGGCGATGCCGGCGAGGTGCAGACGGCGGTGGACCTGCTCACCACCAACGAGACCTACTTCTTCCGCGAGCCGCGCCACTTCGACCTGCTGCGCGAGCTGGCGCAGGCGCACCGCGGTCGCGGCGCGCCGATGCGGGTGTGGAGCGCCGCCTGTTCCAGCGGCGAAGAGCCGTACAGCATCGCGATGGTGCTGGCCGACGTGCTGGGCGAGAGTGGCTGGGAACTGATCGGCTCCGACATCAGCACCCGGGTGCTGGAGCGTTCACGCCTTGGCCACTACCCGCTGGAGCGCACGCGGCACATTCCCCAGGCTTACCTCAAGCGCTTCTGCCTGCGCGGCATGGGCGAACAGGCGGGCACCTTGCTCGTCGATCGCTCGTTGCGCCAGAAGGTGCAGTTCCGCCAGATCAACCTCAACGAACCGCTGCCCTCCACGCAGCCGTTCGACATGGTGTTCCTGCGCAACGTGATGATCTATTTCAACGTTGAGACCAAGCGCCAGGTCGTCGCACGCATCGTGAGCCAGATCAAGCCGGGCGGCTACTTCGTGATCGGGCATTCCGAGAGCCTCAACGACATCAGCAATGCGGTGGTGCCGGTGGCGCCGTCGATCTACCGCAAGCCGTGA
- a CDS encoding chemotaxis response regulator protein-glutamate methylesterase — MKRAGGDPIRVMVVDDSAVVRQVVSGLLQSAPDIEVIAAVSDPVLAIERLKQSWPDVIVLDVEMPRMDGITFLRMIMAQRPTPVVICSTLTEKGAKTTLEAMAAGAVAIVTKPKIGLKQFLQEAADELLSTVRAAARANVRRLAPGTGQVPLVAPAKHTADAILPAATRAMTTTTERVVALGTSTGGTQALEEVLTALPRVSPGIVIVQHMPEKFTAAFAARLDTLCQITVKEAENNDRVVPGRALIAPGGRHMLLKRSGAQYHVEVVDGPLVNRHRPSVDVLFRSVAKSAGANALGVIMTGMGDDGAAGLLEMRNQGARTLAQDEESCVVFGMPKEAIKRGGAERVVPLSAIGSEIQRQLLV; from the coding sequence ATGAAGCGCGCTGGTGGCGACCCGATCCGCGTGATGGTGGTCGACGACTCGGCGGTGGTGCGCCAGGTCGTGAGCGGCTTGCTGCAGTCCGCGCCCGACATCGAGGTGATCGCGGCCGTGTCGGACCCGGTGCTCGCCATTGAGCGCCTGAAGCAGTCGTGGCCCGACGTGATCGTGCTCGACGTCGAGATGCCGCGCATGGACGGCATCACCTTCCTGCGCATGATCATGGCCCAGCGGCCGACGCCGGTGGTGATCTGCTCCACGCTGACCGAGAAGGGCGCCAAGACCACGCTGGAGGCGATGGCCGCCGGCGCGGTGGCCATCGTCACCAAGCCCAAGATCGGGCTCAAGCAGTTCCTGCAGGAGGCGGCGGACGAACTGCTCTCCACCGTGCGCGCCGCGGCACGCGCCAACGTGCGTCGCCTGGCGCCCGGCACGGGCCAGGTGCCCCTGGTGGCGCCGGCCAAGCACACGGCCGACGCCATCCTGCCGGCGGCCACTCGCGCAATGACGACGACCACCGAGCGTGTGGTGGCGCTCGGCACGTCGACCGGCGGCACGCAGGCGCTGGAAGAGGTGCTCACCGCGCTGCCGCGGGTCTCGCCCGGCATCGTGATCGTGCAGCACATGCCCGAGAAATTCACCGCCGCCTTTGCCGCGCGGCTCGACACCCTGTGCCAGATCACGGTCAAGGAGGCAGAGAACAACGACCGGGTGGTGCCCGGCCGAGCGCTCATCGCGCCCGGAGGCCGCCACATGCTGCTCAAGCGCAGCGGCGCGCAGTACCACGTGGAGGTGGTCGACGGGCCGCTGGTGAACCGTCACCGGCCGTCGGTGGATGTGCTCTTCCGCTCGGTGGCCAAGAGCGCGGGCGCGAATGCGCTCGGCGTCATCATGACCGGCATGGGAGACGATGGTGCGGCCGGCCTGCTGGAGATGCGCAACCAGGGCGCGCGCACCTTGGCGCAAGACGAAGAGAGCTGCGTGGTCTTCGGCATGCCGAAGGAAGCGATCAAGCGCGGCGGCGCCGAGCGTGTGGTGCCGCTGTCGGCGATCGGCAGCGAGATCCAGCGCCAATTGCTGGTCTGA
- the pcaF gene encoding 3-oxoadipyl-CoA thiolase, which produces MTQAFICDYARTAFGRYGGALSSVRTDDLGAIPLKALMERNARVDWAAVADVIYGCANQAGEDNRNVARMSSLLAGLPLELPGATINRLCGSGMDAVGTAARAIKSGEAQLMLAGGVESMSRAPFVMPKAESAFSRSNAVYDTTIGWRFVNKLMKEKYGVDSMPETAENVATDFKIERDAQDRMALASQLKAVAAQKSGFFDAEIVPVTIPQKKGDAIVVKQDEHPRETSLEALAKLKGVVRADGTVTAGNASGVNDGAVALLLANDAAAGKYGLTPRARIVGMATAGVAPRIMGIGPAPATRKVLALTGLKLDQMDVIETNEAFAAQGLAVLRDLGLKDDDPRVNPNGGAIALGHPLGASGARLVGTAVNQLHKTGGRYALCTMCIGVGQGIALIVERV; this is translated from the coding sequence ATGACCCAAGCCTTCATCTGCGACTACGCGCGCACCGCCTTCGGCCGCTATGGGGGCGCACTGTCTTCCGTGCGCACCGACGACCTCGGGGCCATCCCGCTGAAGGCGCTGATGGAGCGCAACGCACGGGTCGACTGGGCCGCGGTGGCCGACGTGATCTACGGCTGTGCCAACCAGGCGGGCGAAGACAACCGCAACGTGGCGCGCATGTCGTCGCTGCTGGCCGGCCTGCCGCTCGAACTGCCCGGCGCCACGATCAACCGCCTCTGCGGCTCGGGCATGGACGCTGTGGGCACCGCCGCCCGCGCCATCAAGTCGGGTGAAGCGCAGCTGATGCTTGCCGGCGGCGTCGAGAGCATGAGCCGCGCGCCCTTCGTGATGCCGAAAGCCGAGAGTGCGTTCAGCCGCAGCAACGCGGTCTACGACACAACCATCGGCTGGCGCTTCGTCAACAAGCTGATGAAGGAAAAGTACGGCGTCGACTCGATGCCCGAGACGGCCGAGAACGTCGCCACCGATTTCAAGATCGAACGCGACGCGCAGGACCGCATGGCGCTCGCCTCGCAGCTGAAGGCCGTGGCCGCGCAGAAGAGCGGCTTCTTCGATGCCGAGATCGTGCCGGTCACCATCCCGCAGAAGAAGGGCGACGCGATCGTGGTGAAGCAGGACGAGCACCCGCGTGAAACCAGCCTCGAGGCCCTCGCCAAGCTGAAGGGCGTGGTGCGCGCCGACGGCACGGTGACCGCCGGCAACGCCTCGGGCGTGAACGACGGCGCCGTGGCCCTGCTGCTCGCCAACGACGCGGCCGCCGGCAAGTACGGCCTGACCCCGCGTGCCCGCATCGTCGGCATGGCCACCGCCGGCGTCGCACCGCGCATCATGGGCATCGGCCCGGCGCCGGCCACGCGCAAGGTGCTGGCCCTGACCGGCCTCAAGCTCGACCAGATGGACGTGATCGAGACCAACGAAGCCTTCGCGGCCCAGGGCCTCGCGGTGCTGCGCGACCTGGGCCTGAAGGACGACGATCCGCGCGTCAACCCCAACGGCGGCGCCATCGCGCTCGGCCACCCGCTGGGTGCCAGCGGCGCGCGCCTCGTGGGTACCGCGGTCAACCAGCTGCACAAGACCGGCGGCCGGTATGCGCTGTGCACCATGTGCATCGGCGTGGGCCAGGGCATCGCGCTGATCGTGGAACGCGTCTGA
- a CDS encoding chemotaxis protein CheA, whose product MDMDQALQTFFAESRELLDDMEAALLGIRQSDDPTETVNAIFRAAHTIKGSAGLFGLDPLVAFTHVAESVLDEVRDGRVNADDALVALLLQCADHLRALVDAAETDPVNPDAALIARGEPLLVQLRTYLAPKHEVAEIEVPVERIAAADAGEGDDAWHISLRFGPDVLRNGMDPLSFLRYLGTLGTIVGIVTLPDGLPPAGEMDPESCYLGFEIALRSKADKAKIESVFDFVLDDCQLVIVPPRSQIEAYLAVLKQMPDEGVRLGEMLVRAGTVTAHELEAALQRQADARTAAEPAAATPLIGDVLVQQGSAPATVVEAALDKQKRARDKAQEGQSIRIDADKLDHLINLVGELIIASAGASLISRATRNVELQEAHSVLSNLVEEVRDSALQLRMVKIGATFSRFQRVVHDVSRESGKDIELAVSGEDTELDKTVVEKIGDPLTHLVRNAMDHGIESPELRAERGKPARGTVRLNAYHDSGSIVIEVSDDGGGLHRDKILAKAVDRGLIEAGKSLSDAEIYDLIFEPGFSTAEKVTNLSGRGVGMDVVKRNITALRGSVGIDSALGRGTTVTVRLPLTLAIINGFQIGVGSAVFVVPLEMVEECVEFKDDSGQHDYVDLRGQVLPFIRLREFFSVSGPRSTRPNIVVVKHAGLKFGLVVDNLMGEAQTVIKPLAKMFGQVRGISGSSILGSGDVALILDVPALAQHAVPPVRASAAAQIVATSAS is encoded by the coding sequence ATGGACATGGACCAGGCACTGCAGACCTTCTTTGCAGAAAGCCGCGAGCTGCTCGACGACATGGAGGCCGCGCTGCTGGGCATCCGCCAGAGTGACGACCCCACCGAGACCGTCAACGCGATCTTCCGCGCGGCGCACACCATCAAGGGTTCGGCCGGCCTCTTCGGGCTCGACCCGCTGGTGGCCTTCACCCACGTGGCCGAGAGCGTGCTCGATGAGGTGCGCGACGGAAGGGTGAACGCCGACGACGCGCTGGTGGCGCTGCTGCTCCAGTGCGCCGACCACCTGCGCGCCCTCGTCGATGCGGCCGAGACCGACCCGGTGAACCCCGACGCAGCGCTCATCGCCCGCGGCGAACCGCTGCTGGTGCAGCTGCGTACCTACCTCGCGCCCAAGCATGAAGTGGCCGAGATCGAAGTGCCGGTCGAACGCATCGCGGCCGCCGACGCTGGCGAAGGCGACGATGCCTGGCACATCTCGCTGCGCTTCGGCCCCGACGTGCTGCGCAACGGCATGGACCCGCTGTCCTTCCTGCGCTACCTCGGCACGCTGGGCACCATCGTCGGCATCGTGACGCTGCCCGACGGGTTGCCGCCGGCCGGCGAGATGGACCCGGAGTCCTGCTACCTCGGCTTCGAGATCGCGCTGCGCAGCAAGGCCGACAAGGCCAAGATCGAAAGCGTCTTCGACTTCGTGCTCGACGACTGCCAGCTCGTCATCGTGCCGCCGCGCAGCCAGATCGAGGCCTATCTCGCGGTGCTCAAGCAGATGCCCGACGAAGGCGTGCGTCTGGGCGAGATGCTGGTGCGCGCCGGCACCGTGACCGCCCATGAGCTGGAAGCCGCGCTGCAGCGTCAGGCCGATGCCCGTACCGCCGCCGAGCCGGCTGCCGCGACGCCGCTGATCGGCGACGTGCTGGTGCAGCAGGGCAGTGCGCCCGCCACCGTGGTGGAGGCGGCGCTCGACAAGCAGAAGCGCGCCCGCGACAAGGCCCAGGAAGGCCAGTCGATCCGCATCGACGCCGACAAGCTCGACCACCTGATCAACCTCGTGGGCGAACTCATCATCGCCTCCGCCGGCGCCAGCCTGATCTCGCGCGCCACGCGCAACGTCGAACTGCAGGAAGCGCACTCGGTGCTGTCGAACCTCGTGGAAGAAGTGCGCGACAGCGCGCTGCAACTGCGCATGGTGAAGATCGGCGCCACCTTCAGTCGCTTCCAGCGTGTGGTGCACGACGTGTCACGCGAATCCGGCAAGGACATCGAACTCGCCGTCAGCGGCGAAGACACCGAACTCGACAAGACGGTCGTCGAAAAGATCGGCGACCCGCTCACGCACCTGGTGCGCAATGCGATGGACCACGGCATCGAATCGCCCGAGCTGCGTGCCGAGCGCGGCAAGCCGGCCCGTGGCACCGTCAGGCTCAATGCGTACCACGACTCCGGCAGCATCGTCATCGAAGTCAGCGACGATGGTGGCGGCCTGCACCGAGACAAGATCCTGGCCAAGGCGGTGGACCGCGGCCTCATCGAAGCCGGCAAGTCGCTGAGCGACGCCGAGATCTACGACCTCATCTTCGAGCCCGGTTTCTCGACCGCCGAGAAGGTGACCAACCTCTCCGGCCGTGGTGTGGGCATGGACGTGGTCAAGCGCAACATCACCGCGCTGCGCGGCAGCGTCGGCATCGACAGCGCGCTCGGCCGCGGCACCACCGTCACCGTGCGGCTGCCGCTCACGCTGGCCATCATCAACGGTTTCCAGATCGGCGTGGGCTCGGCGGTCTTCGTGGTGCCGCTGGAGATGGTCGAAGAGTGCGTCGAATTCAAGGACGACAGCGGCCAGCACGACTACGTGGACCTGCGCGGCCAGGTGCTGCCCTTCATCCGCCTGCGCGAGTTCTTCAGCGTGAGCGGCCCCAGGAGCACACGGCCCAACATCGTGGTGGTCAAGCACGCCGGCCTGAAATTCGGGCTGGTGGTCGACAACCTGATGGGCGAGGCCCAGACCGTGATCAAGCCCTTGGCCAAGATGTTCGGCCAGGTGCGCGGGATCAGCGGCTCCAGCATTCTGGGCAGCGGCGACGTGGCCTTGATCCTCGACGTGCCGGCGCTGGCCCAGCATGCCGTCCCCCCCGTCCGCGCCAGCGCGGCGGCCCAGATTGTCGCGACGTCGGCCAGCTGA